A stretch of DNA from Streptomyces xanthii:
GACGTGCAACCGCACCCGCTCAAGCCCCTCAAGTCCCCGCGACCACGCCACCGCCGCCTCGAACAGCGCCTCGGTCACCCCGATCCCCCGCGCCTCCGGCCGCACGTACACGCCGACGATCTGCGCCTGCCGCCGCGTCACCGGCCGCCCGAAGAAGTCATCCGTGCCGGCCTCCTCGACGAGCGCCACCACCGTGCCCACCAACCGGCCGTCCGGCCCGACCGCCACGAACTGCCGCGCCGCCTCACCCCGCGCCGCGTTCCGCGTCCGGTCCCGCCAGTACCCGTCGGGCTGCTCCAGCGCCTGCTCGTACGTCTCCAGAAACGCCACCGGCGCCATCTCGTCCCGCAGCGCCGCCAGCCGCAACTCACGCACCGCCGGCCACTCGTCGTCCCGCACAGCCCTGATCTCGTAGTCCATGCAACGGCACCCTACGGGCCCGTAGTACTCCGGTACTACGGCATTTCCGCAGCTCCGTGCCCCGGTCCGACGCGCAGCCCGCACCCCGGACGGCACCGTGGGGGCCATGACGATCCGAGCGCACGGCCTCACCAAACGCTACGGCGACAAGACCGTCGTCGACGACCTGACCTTCACCGTCGAACCCGGCACCATCACCGGCTTCCTCGGCCCCAACGGCGCCGGCAAGTCCACGACGATGCGCATGCTCCTCGGCCTCGACACCCCGACCGCAGGCCGCGCCACCATCGGCGGCCGCGCCTACGTCACCCACCCCGCTCCGCTCACCGAGGCCGGCGCCCTCCTGGAGGCCAAGGCCGTCCACCCCGGACGCACCGCCTTCCACCACCTCATGGCCCTCGCCCACACCCACGGCATCCCGCGCTCCCGCGTCGAGCACGTCCTCGACCTCACCGGCCTCACCGACGTCGCGACCAAGCGCGTCAAGGGCTTCTCCCTCGGCATGGGCCAGCGCCTCGGCATCGCCGCCGCCCTGATCGGCGACCCCGCCACCGTCATCCTCGACGAACCCGTCAACGGCCTCGACCCCGAGGGCGTCCTGTGGATCCGCACCCTCCTCAAGTCCCTCGCCGCACAAGGCCGCACCGTCCTCGTCTCCTCCCACCTCATGTCCGAGACCGCCCAGACCGCCGACCGTCTCGTCGTCATCGGCCGCGGCCGCCTCCTCGCCGACACCACCGTCGCCGACCTCGTCCGCACCTCCGGCGCCGCCTACGTCCACGTCGTCACCCCCGACACCGACCGGCTCCGCACCCTGCTGACCGGCGCCACCGACATCACCGCCGAGACCCCCGACACCCTCCACGTACGCGGCCTCACCGCCCAGGACATCGGCCACATCGCCGCCGCCCACGCCGTCCCGCTCCACGAACTCACCCCGCGCACCGCGTCCCTGGAGCAAGCCTTCATGGACCTCACCCACGACACCGTCGAGTACCAGGCCACCACCCCTGCCCGCCTCACCGGAGCCGCCGCATGACCGCCACGCCCTACGCCGTCACCCCGCGCCGCGTCCTCACCTCCGAATGGCACAAGCTGCGCACCCTGCGCTCCACCTGGCTCACGCTCGCCCTCGCCGCCACCGTCGTCCTCGCCGTCGGCATCGTCATGGGCTCCACCTACGACGGCGACGACGCGAACATCGACACCATCGTCTTCACCCTCTTCGGCACCCAGATCTCCCAGCTCTGCCTCGTCGTCCTCGGCATCCTCGTCACCGCCGGCGAGTACGCGACCGGCCTGGTCCGCGCCACCATGACCGCCGTCCCCCGGCGCCTGCCCGTCCTGTGGGCGAAGGCCGCCGTCTTCGGCGCCACCGCGTTCGCCGTCTCCCTCACCGTCAACACCGTCACGTTCCTCGTCGCCCAGATCTGGCTCGGCGAGACCGACAAGGCCCTCGGCCTCACCGACCCGGGCGTCCTCACCGCCCTCGCGGGCAACGCCGCGGGGATCACCCTGCTCAGCGTCATCGCCCTCGCCCTCGGCGCCCTGTGCCGTTCCGTCCCCGCCGCGATCGGCGCCTTCTTCGGCCTCGTCCTGATCCTCCCCGAGGTCCTCGGCGCCATCGGCAACGACGTGGTGGACAGCGCCGTACGGTACTTCCCCGCCAAGTCCGCCGAAGCGCTCGGCTCCATCGACGCCCTCGCCGCCCACAACGCCCCGCTCACCGGCCTGCTCACCCTCACCCTGTGGGCCGCCGCCGCGCTCACCGCAGCCGCGCTCCTTCTCAAGCGCCGCGACGTGTGAACAGACTGGGCCCCACGCCAGCCGACCGGGAAGAAGCCGTGACGACGCCCCAGCCCCGCACCTCCCGCTTCCTGCACCGCACCACCCAGCGGGTGCGCGCCCACGACCGGCGCCACCCCCTGGTGTGGGACCTCCTCCTCACCGGCTTCTGCGTCGCCGCCGCCCTCATCGACTACGCGGGCGACGGCTGGAAGAACATCGCCCACAACACCGACGTGCCGGGCCCGCTCGTCCTCCTCCTCAGCCTCGCCCTGTCCGTGCCCCTCCTGTGGCGCCGCACCCACCCGATGACCGCCCTGACCGTCATGGTCACCGCCGGCATCGTCAACAGCGCCACCGGCGCCGTCCTCCAGGCCGCCCTGCTCCAGCTCTTCGTCGTCTTCAACCTCGCCCTGCGCGCCCGGGCCCGCACCCTGCTCCTCGGCTGCGCCCTCACGATGATCCCGATCGTGGTCGGCGTCCTCCGCTTCCCCAAGGGGAGTTGGGACATGCAGGTCGTCCCGCAACTGTGGTCGCTCGCCCTTGTCGCCGCCCTCGGCATCGCCGTCCGCAGCCGCCAGGACTACACGGCGTCCCTCGTCGAACGCGCCCGCCGGCTCGAAACAGAGCGCGACCAGCAGGCCCGTCTCGCCGCCGCCGCCGAACGCGCCCGCATCGCCCGCGAGATGCACGACATCATCGGCCACAACCTCTCCGTCATCACCGGCCTCGCCGACGGTGGTTCCTACGCCGCCGCCCGCAACCCGGAACGCGCGGGCCAGGCCCTCACCGCCATCGCCACCACCAGCCGCCAGGCCCTCACCGACCTGCGCCGCCTCCTCGACGTGCTGAACGCGGACGACGAACTCCCGCCCGCCGCACCCGAACTGGCCCCCCAGCCGACGCTCGCCACTCTGGACGAGCTCGTCACCGGTGTCCGCACCGCGGGCCTCCCTGTCGACCTCACCGAGGAAGGCACCCCGGCCCTCCCCCTCTCCCCGGCCGCCGAACTCGCCCTGTACCGCATCGCCCAGGAAGCCCTCACCAACACCCTCAAGCACGGCGGCCCCCAAGCCGCCGCGACCGTCACCCTCACCCACACCTCCACCGGC
This window harbors:
- a CDS encoding GNAT family N-acetyltransferase translates to MDYEIRAVRDDEWPAVRELRLAALRDEMAPVAFLETYEQALEQPDGYWRDRTRNAARGEAARQFVAVGPDGRLVGTVVALVEEAGTDDFFGRPVTRRQAQIVGVYVRPEARGIGVTEALFEAAVAWSRGLEGLERVRLHVHEDNPRAAGFYRKFGFVPTGGAVPNPGDPSKSDLEMVLGEPGE
- a CDS encoding ABC transporter ATP-binding protein encodes the protein MTIRAHGLTKRYGDKTVVDDLTFTVEPGTITGFLGPNGAGKSTTMRMLLGLDTPTAGRATIGGRAYVTHPAPLTEAGALLEAKAVHPGRTAFHHLMALAHTHGIPRSRVEHVLDLTGLTDVATKRVKGFSLGMGQRLGIAAALIGDPATVILDEPVNGLDPEGVLWIRTLLKSLAAQGRTVLVSSHLMSETAQTADRLVVIGRGRLLADTTVADLVRTSGAAYVHVVTPDTDRLRTLLTGATDITAETPDTLHVRGLTAQDIGHIAAAHAVPLHELTPRTASLEQAFMDLTHDTVEYQATTPARLTGAAA
- a CDS encoding ABC transporter permease, with the protein product MTATPYAVTPRRVLTSEWHKLRTLRSTWLTLALAATVVLAVGIVMGSTYDGDDANIDTIVFTLFGTQISQLCLVVLGILVTAGEYATGLVRATMTAVPRRLPVLWAKAAVFGATAFAVSLTVNTVTFLVAQIWLGETDKALGLTDPGVLTALAGNAAGITLLSVIALALGALCRSVPAAIGAFFGLVLILPEVLGAIGNDVVDSAVRYFPAKSAEALGSIDALAAHNAPLTGLLTLTLWAAAALTAAALLLKRRDV
- a CDS encoding sensor histidine kinase: MTTPQPRTSRFLHRTTQRVRAHDRRHPLVWDLLLTGFCVAAALIDYAGDGWKNIAHNTDVPGPLVLLLSLALSVPLLWRRTHPMTALTVMVTAGIVNSATGAVLQAALLQLFVVFNLALRARARTLLLGCALTMIPIVVGVLRFPKGSWDMQVVPQLWSLALVAALGIAVRSRQDYTASLVERARRLETERDQQARLAAAAERARIAREMHDIIGHNLSVITGLADGGSYAAARNPERAGQALTAIATTSRQALTDLRRLLDVLNADDELPPAAPELAPQPTLATLDELVTGVRTAGLPVDLTEEGTPALPLSPAAELALYRIAQEALTNTLKHGGPQAAATVTLTHTSTGTTLTVTDTGKGGPPAPGHSGRGLTGMRERTALYDGTLDAGPLPGGGWRVQARLPVPPAPKEPAT